A window of Nicotiana tabacum cultivar K326 chromosome 24, ASM71507v2, whole genome shotgun sequence contains these coding sequences:
- the LOC107789058 gene encoding pectinesterase 4-like has product MVGKIVVSLVSLILLVGVIVGVVVVVHKNGDNDDDKSTKVQMKKVDEFCQPTSFKDACVQSLDKVASNDSATIKDYIMAAFEYTVQEIKKSLHETGKTNVNKENDPYNHMAIEDCKVLLEDAIEELESTLKVVNENQMKSLNDKVYDILNYVSAVYSYQSECIDSINKPEYKSAIEKYLVNSTQLTNNAIDIVAKISSALQASDFQIPDGLLNRKLLESNYQIGHDNYPTWFPVADRKLLASTPTPHAIVAKDGSGKFKTVSDAIKAYPQKHQGKYIVYVKAGVYNEQVLVDKTQPNVFIYGDGAGKTIITSDKNVGILKYTTMNSATFGVNAPGFVAKGITFRNTAGPKGQQAVALRIQGDQSAVFDCNIEGYQDTLYYQNKRQFYRNCVISGTIDFIFGRGTAVIQDSTIILRKPGEGQKWNTITADGREVQSQPTGVALQNCKIVAEKELIGDKIVENFLGRPWKALSTNVVMESEIGSFIKPEGWMIWDKEHYHETCECYEYANKGPGAATNARNKVFKKFKVLNQQQATKYTAGAVWFQGKEWLPATGAPFYLGLGGK; this is encoded by the exons ATGGTAGGGAAAATAGTGGTTTCATTGGTATCTTTGATTCTTTTAGTAGGTGTAATTGTAGGAGTTGTAGTTGTTGTACACAAAAATGGAGATAACGATGATGATAAAAGCACCAAAGTTCAAATGAAAAAAGTTGATGAATTTTGTCAACCTACATCATTTAAGGATGCATGTGTACAAAGTCTTGATAAAGTTGCATCTAACGATTCTGCTACAATTAAAGACTATATTATGGCTGCTTTTGAATACACCGTACAAGAGATCAAGAAATCTTTACATGAAACTGGAAAAACTAATGTTAATAAGGAAAATGATCCTTATAATCACATGGCAATAGAAGATTGCAAAGTACTATTGGAAGATGCAATTGAAGAACTCGAATCCACACTTAAAGTGGTTAACGAGAACCAAATGAAGTCCCTGAATGACAAAGTCTACGATATTCTGAATTACGTCAGTGCTGTCTACTCTTATCAGAGCGAGTGTATAGATTCCATTAACAAGCCTGAGTACAAATCCGCCATTGAAAAATACCTCGTCAACTCCACACAATTGACTAACAATGCCATTGACATTGTAGCTAAGATTTCATCTGCTCTCCAAGCCTCGGACTTTCAAATTCCTGATGGTCTTTTAAACCGAAAACTTCTTGAATCAAATTACCAAATTGGTCATGACAATTACCCTACGTGGTTTCCTGTTGCTGACCGTAAGCTTTTGGCTAGCACCCCGACTCCTCATGCAATAGTTGCAAAAGATGGAAGTGGAAAATTTAAAACAGTTTCTGATGCTATTAAAGCATACCCTCAAAAACATCAAGGAAAATACATAGTATATGTCAAAGCTGGTGTTTATAACGAACAGGTCCTTGTTGATAAGACGCAACCGAACGTGTTTATCTATGGAGATGGCGCGGGGAAAACAATCATAACTTCAGACAAAAATGTCGGAATCTTGAAATACACCACCATGAATTCTGCTACATTCG GTGTTAACGCACCAGGGTTTGTTGCCAAAGGAATTACATTCCGAAACACAGCTGGTCCAAAAGGACAACAAGCCGTGGCACTCAGAATACAAGGTGATCAATCTGCAGTTTTCGACTGCAACATTGAAGGCTACCAAGACACCttatactatcaaaacaaacgtCAATTCTATCGCAATTGTGTCATATCAGGCACGATCGATTTCATCTTTGGTAGAGGGACGGCTGTAATCCAAGATTCCaccatcattttgagaaagccAGGGGAAGGCCAAAAATGGAACACAATCACAGCAGACGGTAGAGAAGTGCAGTCACAACCAACAGGAGTGGCATTGCAAAATTGCAAAATCGTCGCAGAAAAAGAACTCATCGGTGATAAAATCGTCGAGAATTTCTTAGGACGTCCATGGAAGGCGTTATCGACAAATGTAGTAATGGAGAGTGAAATTGGTAGTTTTATTAAACCAGAAGGATGGATGATATGGGATAAAGAACATTACCATGAGACATGTGAATGTTATGAATATGCTAACAAAGGACCTGGTGCTGCTACTAATGCAAGGAACAAAGTTTTCAAGAAATTTAAGGTACTAAACCAACAACAAGCAACTAAATATACTGCTGGTGCTGTTTGGTTTCAAGGAAAAGAATGGTTGCCTGCTACTGGTGCACCTTTTTACCTTGGTCTAGGTGGAAAATAA